From the Chitinophaga lutea genome, the window CTGCTGTTTGCCCGCCCTGGCCCAGCAGCCCGTTAAAACCGGCGCCGACCGTACCGCCGCCTATCTCCCGTTGCTGGAAGGCAAACGGGTGGGCATGCTCGTAAACCAGACGTCCATCATCGGCGCGTCGCACCTGGTAGACTCCCTGCTGAAAAGGAACGTGCGCATCGTCAAGATATTCAGTCCCGAGCACGGCTTCCGCGGCCAGGCCGACGCCGGCGAAAAACTCGGCAATACGACGGATTCCGCCACCGGCCTGCCCATCGTATCGCTCTACGGCAAACACCGCAAGGCAGACAGTGCGGACCTCGCGGATGTGGACGTGCTGGTGTTCGACCTCCAGGACGTGGGCACCCGCTTTTACACTTACATCTCCTCTTTACAGGAACTGATGGAATCCGCTGCCGAGCAAAACAAACCGCTCATCGTGCTCGACCGGCCCAATCCCAACGGGCATTACGTAGACGGGCCCATTCTCGATACCGCCTTCCGCTCCTTCGTGGGCATGCAGCCCATCCCCACCGTGCATGGCATGACGGTGGGCGAATATGCGAAACTGCTCAACGGCGAAGGCTGGCTGAAAGGCGGCGTCAAATGCGATCTCACGGTGATCCCCTGTGAAAACTATACCCACCGCACGATGTACAGCCTGCCGGTCAAACCCTCGCCCAACCTGCCGAACATGCGGTCGATCTACCTTTACGCGTCCACCTGCCTTTTCGAAGGCACGGCATTCAGCCTGGGCCGCGGCACCGACAAGCCCTTCCAGGTGTACGGGCACCCGTCGCTGCCCAAACACCTGTTTGCATTCACGCCCCGCAGCGTGCCCGGCGCCAAAAATCCCGTACTGAAAGACCAGACCTGTTACGGCTATGATCTTTCCGCACCCGCTAAAGCGCCGGTGAACGCCATCGAGCTGGAATACATTCTGAACGCCTATAAACTGTTCCCTGAGAAGAGCAGGTTCTTCAACGCGTTTTTCAACAAACTCGCCGGCAACAGCATTTTACAGTCACAGATCAAAGCCGGCAAATCCGCAGCGGCCATCCGTGCCACATGGCAGCCGGGTTTGAAGAAGTTCAAAGCCATCAGGAAGAAATACCTGTTGTATGAGGATTTTTGATGGGGTAGAGCGTTTAGCTTTAAACGGAAAATGTCAGTATGAAGGTTTCCTATCGGCAGGACATTGAATTTAAAGCGGAAAGATGGCATCTGAAATATGAAGGTTTCCTACGGGCACAGGACATTGAATTTAAAGCGGGGAGATGGCATCTGAAATATGAAGGTTTCCTACCGGCACAGGACATTGAATTTAAAGCGGGGAGATGGCATCTGAAATATGAAGGTTTCCTACCGGCACAGGACATTGAATTTAAAGCGGAAAGATGGCATCTGAAATATGAAGGCTGCTGACGCGGACGGGATATCGAATCTGAACGGGAAAAAGCATCTCAACCGGTCACCTTTTTCCCATTCTTCCCGAATACCGTTTTCGAACGAACGCTAATTTGATACATTTGCAGGATGAGAATCATTTTTATGGGCACGCCCGATTTTGCCGTGGCCTCTCTGGATGCGCTGGTGCAGCATGGTTATGATGTAGTGGCCGTTATTACAGCGCCTGATAAACCTGCGGGCAGGGGTTTGCAGTTACAGCAGAGCGCGGTGAAACAATATGCCGTGAGCCGCGATATTCCTGTAATGCAGCCGGAAAAACTCAAGAACCCCGCATTTCTCGAAGAATTGCGCTCCTATAAAGCAGACCTCCAGGTGGTGGTGGCATTCCGCATGCTGCCGGAACTGGTGTGGGATATGCCGCCCCTGGGCACCATCAACGTGCATGCTTCACTGCTGCCGCAATACCGCGGTGCGGCGCCGATCAACTGGGCCATCATCAACGGTGAAAAAGAATCCGGCGTTACGACCTTCAAACTGCAACACGAAATCGATACCGGCAACATTCTCTTTTCCGCCAAAGTACCTATCCGGGACGATGAAACGGCCGGCGAACTGCACGACGCACTGATGCAGGCCGGCGCGGACGTTTTGATCAAAACCGTGGCAGCCCTCGCCGGAGGCGGCATCGAAGGCACCGTGCAGAACAACATTCCCGCAGACCAGCTCAAACACGCGCCTAAAATATTCAAGGACGATTGCCGGATCAACTGGGAGAAACCCGTGGAAGAAATCTACAATCTCATCCGCGGCCTCAGCCCCTACCCTACGGCGTTTACCACCCTCCAGGGCAAAACCCTCAAAATATTCAAAGCCGTGAAAGAACCGGGCGTACATGCACATGCCGCCGGCTCCGCGCACAGCGATCACAAGACATACCTGAAATTCGCGACGGAAGGCGGATACATCCGTGTGGAAGAACTGCAGCTGGAAGGCAAGAAGAAAATGGGCGTGGAAGAGTTTTTGCGGGGCTTCCGGTTTGAGGTGAAGTAATAAGGAAAGGTTGTCACCCTGTGGAAGGATTCAGGTTTGGAGAACAGTAACCAGGGAAAGATTGTCATCATCCTGTGTTGTTTTGAAAACCTGTGTAACATGCCCACGCAAACGCGCCCAAAGGCATGGCCGTCCTATTTTTACCACCGCTTTCCTGGCTTTGGTATTTTGCGGTAATTTCTTTTGCCGCACCAAACTCTTTTTCGGGCATTCACGCACAGATCAAAATAGTATCGAAAAATATCAAAATAGCAATTGTTAATCGTCCCCCGCAACAAGAACTTCGTTCCAAGATCAGGCATTTCCACCAGAAATTGACCGCTCCGGACTTATCCCGAAATTCAATCAGTTTTCCATGAATCCTTATACCAGGTTGTTACCCAACTTAACTGAAGTTACCTGCGCAATCAATTCTGTCAGCTTAACGTATGAACATCCCAGGGGAAAGCATCGCGGCCTTTTACTGGGGTTCACTCGTTTACTGGTTCCATCCACGAAATATTATCTTGTTTCAGGTAAGTTTTCCTGCATTTTGCTGGTAATCTGCCGGATGGTCCTGGTATACCGCTGCCCGGCATCAGTCAACCTGGCTCCCTTCCATGCTGAAACAGTTCTCAGTTTATAATCGAAAAATTATATGAGTGTAAAAAAAACGACAGCCACCGTCATATTGTTATTGGCGCTTGTGAATATTGTCCCGGCGCAGCAGAAAATCAATATCGAGTCTTTGATCCCACCTTCTCCGAATGCAGCCGAACTAGGCAAATATGGTCAAATTCCCGTTGGTTTGAATACAGGGGTACCTGATATAAGTTTCCCATTGTATGAAGTTAAATCCGGCAATCTCAGCTTCCCGATCACCTTATCCTACCACGCCTCCGGCAACCAGGTAAACCAAAGGGTGTCGGATGTAGGGATGGGCTGGATTATTAATGCGGGCGGTCAAATTAGCAGGAGCGTCAACGGAATTGCAGACGATGCAACCGGCCAGGGCGCCTGGGGATATTTCAACTATGTGCCTCCCGGCGCTAATACGATAGACGGCATCAATCACCACGATTCGCTGATGCAATACATCCAGGACTATTTCATTCCCATTTCCACGACCGTTCAAGGAACTACTGTGTGGGGGCGCGATCTGGAGCCGGACATGTTTCATTATAACATACCAGGCAAAAGTGGGAAGTTCATCTATACGAAGGCGCGCTCTTTCATGACCATCCCTTTTGAGCCCATCGAGATTGAAAAATTCCTTGACAATTCCAATAAAGTGTGTTTCCGGCTTACGAGCGACAACGGGGCGATTTTTAATTTTTCCCAATACACCGTTAGCAAGTTCCTGTCAGGATACCCTTCCACGTGTACAAATCTGACTTCGTATATCAGTACCTGGCAACTGAGCTCTATTATATCCGCAAATTTGACAGACACGATCACGTTTGAATATGAGGTGGCAAAGATCCACGATGAAATCGAACAGCATGTAAAAACCATTGGTTTGAGGCTATTCGAGTCCCCAAACACGTCAGTCTATTGCCTGGATGGCATACAGATCCTGGATACAGAACTGGATCCATGCAGTGGATATGGAAAAATCAAGAAAACGAACGTGGATTATGATGAATTGCGGATAAAAAGAATCAATTTCAAAAACGGCTATGTATTATTTAACAGGAATAGCGGCAGAAATGACGTACCTGCTGTAGAATTATCCACCAACCGTGCATTGGATAATATCGAGATATATGACGCCAACAACGTATTGACTAAAAAGTTTCTGTTCGGTACGGAGTACGCGGCGGCTTCGCCCACTACCACCGACTCATGGAAAAATAACCGGCTTCGGCTCAAAAAATTTTCTGAAGTAAATATTGCCTCTCCTACCGATAAAAAGGAATACACGTTTGAGTATGAAACTACTCCTTTGCCCCACTATGGTTCGTATAACATCGACTACTGGGGGTACAGTAACGGGCAGAGCAATACGGAATTGATTCCCTATGCATCATACAGCAACACCACTTTTCAATCACTTTACCTAGGTTATTTAACCGGCAGCTCTTCTATTACCGTTGAAAACAGGTACAGTTTCACCAGTCCGAATAATTATACAGTAGGCACCGCAAACAGGGAGCCTTCCGCCAGCCATATGATGGCGGGCATGCTGAAAAAGATTATTTTCCCGACCGGTGGGTATACGCAATTTGAGTTTGAACCGCATAAATACTGGTCCTTTTACACTTCTCAACAGGCAATGGGAGGCGGCCTCAGGGTTAAATCCATCAAAACCTATACTTCTCCGGACGCGATGGCCACGCAGGAATTTTACAAGTATGGAGAGAATGACAACGGCTTGGGCATACTAGTGCTGGATGAGGGTATCTTCTACAAGAATTATGACGACTATGTTGGTTACTACCCTACGAGTTTTAGAGCGCAGTGCATGTACAATGAAAGTGAGGGCAATTTGTTTGCCTGGAAAAGGAATTTTCAGGGCATTTCAAAATACAGCTCGCCGAGCTTTAATGGAAGCCCCGTAGTCTATCAAACTGCCAGCCTGTATAAGGACGGCAGTGGCACCAATGGAAAATCCGTGTACAAGTTTGATGTAAATTTATCTTACCATGAACTGATCCCCAGCATGTTTGCCAGCAGCGGAAACTACGGGTCCATCAATAACGCCTGGCATCAGGGGGAGCTACTGGAAGAAAAGCATTACAAATTTGAGAATAATCAGTACTACCCTGTTTCACGAACCAAGCATGAATACATTACTTACAATGCGAAAGTGGAAACAGCTGTTATTTTCAAACAGGTGATCACGCCGGTTACCTTTGGCTCTTTATTGCTAAGCTACCCCGGGTACCAGACGCTGACCCCCGATCAAGTAGCCCCGGTTTATCCTAATTTAGTCCGGAGTTATGGTTTGTTCGGCATTTATCCTTACAGCATTACAACCGGCGCGTACAGGAAATTCCGGGATAGCGTAACCACATATGATGCTACAGATACCAGCAGGAAAATTGATGTCGTTACCCAATATGCGTATGAGAATGCGGAGAATCGTTATTTAACCAAAACCGAAAGAAATTCCGGCAGCGGTGAGTTTAAAATAAGCCGGTTCAAATATCCGCAAGATCATTCAGACGTTGTTTCGCAATCAATGGTAGCGAGGAATATACTAACGCCGGTATTGGAAGAAAAGGAATTCATTCTCCGGAATGGCAACGAAGAGCTGCTGTCTACCATTCAAACCAACTTCAGGCAAACGGGAAATTTAATTGTAAAAGACCGGGTAAACGCATCTACACTTTCCAATACGCCTGAAACCAGGATATTATTCAATCAGTACGATTCGCACGGCAATATTGTAGAGCAGCAGAAGGCAAATGATGTCAAAGAGGTTTATTTATGGGGATACAACTCGCAGTACCCGGTGGCAAAGATCACAAACACCACTTATGATGTTGCGAAAACCTATATCAACCAGAGTGTACTTGATAATCCTGCAGATGACACCACACTTCGCAGTCATCTGGGCAACCTGCGCAATATTCCCGGCGCTTTTGTTACCATATTTACTTACAAGCCGTTAATCGGAGTAACGAGTGAAACTGATACTAATGGCCGAACCGTCTACTATTCATACGATAATTTTGGAAGGCTTTCGTTTATAAAAGATCACGAAGGCAAAATCCTGAAAATGTACAGCTATAAGTTCAGTGAATAGTAGCTTGAGGGCGAAGGAAATACTCAAATGTTGAATAATTTTTATACCATACTGAATACCGGCTAAAAGAAGGTCTTCAGCGGCTCAATACCAACTAAAACGAAACAACCCACACGGAGCGTGTGGGTTGTTTCGTTTATGCAGTTCATTAATTGCTTCATTCAGGATTCTGCCGCTATTTCAGCCCGGGTGCACTGCGACCCTTCTTTATTTCTCATCATAACTTAGCTCACAATAAAATCGCCCTTCATTAATCCCGAGCGCATCCTGCGCGGCGTCGCTCAGCTTGATAATGAGGTTGGCGTTGGATTTCAGCTGCGGAATGGCGTCCAGCACCTTGGCGTAAATGGAACGGCCGGTCAGGGGGTTCGTTACTTTTACGATCGTGCCGCGCGGGGCGGTGTTGTGCAGGGCGTAATATTTACCTGAACCTACCACGGCATTGCTCCTGAACCAGGTGCCGGGGCCTTTCTCCGTAACGACGCTCCTGCCGTTGTTGGTCTGTTGCTGGTAGATCTGCTCGAATCCTCCTTCAGGGATGGAGGGCGTGCGGCCGACGCTGGTTTCGCGGGGCGCTTCGGCTACGGGTTTCGTTTCGGGCTCGGCAGTCTGCGAACGCGGTACAGGTTTGGTTTCCGGTTCGGCGGGTTGTGATTTGACTACAACAGGTTTTGTTGTTTCCGGTTCGGCAGGCTGTGTTTTCGCAACAGGTTTTGCTGCGGGCTCGATGGCTGGTTCCGTGCGCGCCGCGGGCGGTGCAGGTACGGGAGCCGGCGCTGATGCCAGTACGGCGGATTGGCCATTACCCTTCACGAAACCTACGATCAGGTAAGCGTCTTTCTGCACGCCGTCTCCGGTGAAACGGTTCCACTGGCGCACATTATCGAGCGGCACTTTATCGTAACGCACGTGAATACGGTACAGCGTTTCTTTCTCGGCTACCTTGTGGTAAACGGGACGAAGGCCTGCTCCGTTCTGCGCATCTTTCGACTGTATGAAATTGTTTTTACTTAAAGGAATACTGATCTGTTTACCTAAACTCAAACCCTGATCCATCTGCATTTTATTCTTCGCCGCAATGTCTTTCGGGCTTAAACCATAGGAACGGCCGAGGCTGTACCAGTTTTCCCCTTTCTTCACCGTATGCGTCAAATACAGATCAGGCGCGCTGCCGTGTACAAGAAGTGTGTCCTGCGCGGTTACCCCTATTGTACTGGTCAACAAAACTCCCAACAAAACTGACTTTAACATAATTTCTAATACTTTAAGGGAACGAATATATGTGTTAAAAACGAATTTTCATTTATATCGAAACGACAAAAGAGCAAATTTGTTGTTGCCCCGCAACCGTTGCGGGCCGGGATTATTCCGGCGTACCTGCTTTTAAAATGCGCAGCTCTTTCGGATAATAATTATTCACCCTGTTTGGCAGCACTTTGGCCCAGCCGAGATTCATCCCGTTGTACCGCATGAGCGTCCATCCTTTCGCGATGTCCGGCAGCTGCAATTCGTCTTTGCGAAGATAACGCAGCGCATCTTCCAATGCAAGGTCGGTGGCCGGCAAATCCGCCGCTATGCAGGTACTGAGCGCGAGCTGATGGTCGGGTATCAGGTCTTTGGCGCTGAGCTGCCCTGCTTTGACGCCGGCTTTACGGATGTACAGGTTTTTCTGGAGCAGCGGCAGCTCTTCGGCCATGTGCGGGGTGAGGATGATCACCTCGTCCTGGTGCAGCATCAGCATATGTTCGTCTGAAACATTGAGCCACGGCTGAATACGGGCCACCTCGCGCGGCGGCAGCAGGCTGAGCTGGCCGCGGTGTTTTTTATGCGGCGCGGCCTCTCCATACTTCCGGAAGCAGGCAATAAAAAACCCTTCACCCTTCACCTGGTCGGGGTAAAAACGGTAACCGGCGGCCTGGCGCTGCGGCGACAGCGTTTCCACGATATGCCACCCCGGGTTGAGTTGCAGCGGAATATTTTCCAGCGGAAAATTCTCCAGCAGCCAGTCCATGATGAGCTCATCTTCTTCCCTGGCGTACGAGCAGGTGGAGTAAATGAGCACGCCGCCGGCTTTCAGGGCGGGCAGCGCGTCTGCCAGGATCCTTTGCTGGCGCTGGCTGCAGAGCATCACATTGTCGTACGACCATTCGTCGATCGCTTCCGGGTCGCGACGGAAAAGCCCCGAACCGGAGCAGGGCGCGTCGGCCACGATAAGATCGAAATATTCGCCGATGCGCGAGAAATCGCGGGGGTCGTTATTGGTCACCACCACGTTATCGGCGCCCCAGCGCGAGATATTATCGGAGAGCAGCGCGGCGCGCGACTTGATCACTTCATTGGCCACCAGCAGGCTCTGCGGGTGCAGGGTGGCCTGTATCAGGGTGGATTTGCCGCCGGGCGCAGCGCAGAGATCGAGCGCTTTCAGCGGTTCGTCCAAATCCATGGTCTGCCGGATCGCTTCTTCGAGGAACATGGAAGATGCTTCCTGCACGTAATACGCACCGGCATGGAACTGCGGATCAAAAGTAAAGGAAGGGCGGCTGGACAAATAGTAGCCGTAACGGCTCCAGGGCACCGGCGTTACATCGAGCTGCGGGAAAAGCCCGGCGATGCCGGTTGTTTTCTGCGGTTGCAGTCGTACGGAGGTGATACGCTCGCCGGATGCATGCACGGCTGAAAACGCTTCGGGATCGTAGCCCGGCAAGCCTTTCAGTGTGTCTGTAAAAGAAGGCGGTAAAGGTGGCAATGTGTTTCCTTTTTCCGCAAATTTAATGATTTATGCCGTTGCAGCACGATCACTGCAACACTATAACATTTTCACCTCCGCCACCAGCTGTTGCAGCACGGCTTTTGCGTCGCCGAACAGCATGGAGGTTTTCGGCTGGAAGAACAGTTCATTTTCGATGCCGGCATAACCGGGTTTCATACTGCGTTTGTTCACGATCACCATTTTGGCGTTTTCCACTTCGAGGATGGGCATGCCGTAAATGGGGCTGGCGGGATCGTTTTTCGCGGCGGGGTTCACCACATCGTTGGCGCCAAGCACCAGCACGGCGTCGGTGGTATTCATGCCGGCGTTGGCCTGATCCATTTCTTCGAGTTTCTCATACGGCACATCGGCTTCCGCGAGCAATACGTTCATATGGCCGGGCATACGGCCCGCGACGGGATGGATGGCGTAGTTGACTTCCACGCCTTTTTCTTCGAGCAGTTTTTCAAGCTCGTGGCAAACGTGCTGGGCCTGCGCTACGGCGAGGCCATAGCCGGGCACGATCATCACTTTGTTGGCGTAACGCATTACCACGGCGGCATCGGCGAGACTGATCTCCTTGTAACTGCCATATTCCTTGGCAGCGCCGGCAGTCTGCGTGCCGCCGAAAGAGCCGATCAGTACGTTTTTGAGCGAGCGGTTCATGGCTTTGCACATGAGGATGGTGAGGATGGTACCTGCAGAACCGACGAGGATACCGCCGGTGAGCATCACCGGGTTGTTGTACAGGAAACCGCCGCAGGCCGCTGCCACGCCGGTGAAGGAGTTCAGCAGCGAAATCACCACGGGCATGTCGGCGCCACCGATGGGCATCACGAAGAGGATGCCGTACAGGAGCGATAATGCCAGCACGGCATAAAATATCCATCCGATACCCGCCGGCATATGCGTTTCACCCACGACGAGCTCGCTCCTGCCCAGCTTCATGGTCAGTACTTCTTCCGTAGCCTGACCTGTTGCATATATCACATATGCGGAAGCTATCAATATCACGCCCAACACTACCAGGTTAACGATATGCTGGCCGTTGAATGCGAAATCCTTTATTTTTCCGTTCAGTTTTCCCCAGGCAATTACACTACCTGCAAAAGACACGCTGCCGATGATCATACCCAGCAAAATGACCAGCAATGTGCCGGTCGTGTTCTGCGAAACAGAAATGTTCACGTTCAGCAGTTC encodes:
- a CDS encoding exo-beta-N-acetylmuramidase NamZ family protein; translated protein: MIMKHLACLLLLCCCLPALAQQPVKTGADRTAAYLPLLEGKRVGMLVNQTSIIGASHLVDSLLKRNVRIVKIFSPEHGFRGQADAGEKLGNTTDSATGLPIVSLYGKHRKADSADLADVDVLVFDLQDVGTRFYTYISSLQELMESAAEQNKPLIVLDRPNPNGHYVDGPILDTAFRSFVGMQPIPTVHGMTVGEYAKLLNGEGWLKGGVKCDLTVIPCENYTHRTMYSLPVKPSPNLPNMRSIYLYASTCLFEGTAFSLGRGTDKPFQVYGHPSLPKHLFAFTPRSVPGAKNPVLKDQTCYGYDLSAPAKAPVNAIELEYILNAYKLFPEKSRFFNAFFNKLAGNSILQSQIKAGKSAAAIRATWQPGLKKFKAIRKKYLLYEDF
- the fmt gene encoding methionyl-tRNA formyltransferase encodes the protein MRIIFMGTPDFAVASLDALVQHGYDVVAVITAPDKPAGRGLQLQQSAVKQYAVSRDIPVMQPEKLKNPAFLEELRSYKADLQVVVAFRMLPELVWDMPPLGTINVHASLLPQYRGAAPINWAIINGEKESGVTTFKLQHEIDTGNILFSAKVPIRDDETAGELHDALMQAGADVLIKTVAALAGGGIEGTVQNNIPADQLKHAPKIFKDDCRINWEKPVEEIYNLIRGLSPYPTAFTTLQGKTLKIFKAVKEPGVHAHAAGSAHSDHKTYLKFATEGGYIRVEELQLEGKKKMGVEEFLRGFRFEVK
- a CDS encoding RHS repeat domain-containing protein; this encodes MSVKKTTATVILLLALVNIVPAQQKINIESLIPPSPNAAELGKYGQIPVGLNTGVPDISFPLYEVKSGNLSFPITLSYHASGNQVNQRVSDVGMGWIINAGGQISRSVNGIADDATGQGAWGYFNYVPPGANTIDGINHHDSLMQYIQDYFIPISTTVQGTTVWGRDLEPDMFHYNIPGKSGKFIYTKARSFMTIPFEPIEIEKFLDNSNKVCFRLTSDNGAIFNFSQYTVSKFLSGYPSTCTNLTSYISTWQLSSIISANLTDTITFEYEVAKIHDEIEQHVKTIGLRLFESPNTSVYCLDGIQILDTELDPCSGYGKIKKTNVDYDELRIKRINFKNGYVLFNRNSGRNDVPAVELSTNRALDNIEIYDANNVLTKKFLFGTEYAAASPTTTDSWKNNRLRLKKFSEVNIASPTDKKEYTFEYETTPLPHYGSYNIDYWGYSNGQSNTELIPYASYSNTTFQSLYLGYLTGSSSITVENRYSFTSPNNYTVGTANREPSASHMMAGMLKKIIFPTGGYTQFEFEPHKYWSFYTSQQAMGGGLRVKSIKTYTSPDAMATQEFYKYGENDNGLGILVLDEGIFYKNYDDYVGYYPTSFRAQCMYNESEGNLFAWKRNFQGISKYSSPSFNGSPVVYQTASLYKDGSGTNGKSVYKFDVNLSYHELIPSMFASSGNYGSINNAWHQGELLEEKHYKFENNQYYPVSRTKHEYITYNAKVETAVIFKQVITPVTFGSLLLSYPGYQTLTPDQVAPVYPNLVRSYGLFGIYPYSITTGAYRKFRDSVTTYDATDTSRKIDVVTQYAYENAENRYLTKTERNSGSGEFKISRFKYPQDHSDVVSQSMVARNILTPVLEEKEFILRNGNEELLSTIQTNFRQTGNLIVKDRVNASTLSNTPETRILFNQYDSHGNIVEQQKANDVKEVYLWGYNSQYPVAKITNTTYDVAKTYINQSVLDNPADDTTLRSHLGNLRNIPGAFVTIFTYKPLIGVTSETDTNGRTVYYSYDNFGRLSFIKDHEGKILKMYSYKFSE
- a CDS encoding LysM peptidoglycan-binding domain-containing protein produces the protein MLKSVLLGVLLTSTIGVTAQDTLLVHGSAPDLYLTHTVKKGENWYSLGRSYGLSPKDIAAKNKMQMDQGLSLGKQISIPLSKNNFIQSKDAQNGAGLRPVYHKVAEKETLYRIHVRYDKVPLDNVRQWNRFTGDGVQKDAYLIVGFVKGNGQSAVLASAPAPVPAPPAARTEPAIEPAAKPVAKTQPAEPETTKPVVVKSQPAEPETKPVPRSQTAEPETKPVAEAPRETSVGRTPSIPEGGFEQIYQQQTNNGRSVVTEKGPGTWFRSNAVVGSGKYYALHNTAPRGTIVKVTNPLTGRSIYAKVLDAIPQLKSNANLIIKLSDAAQDALGINEGRFYCELSYDEK
- a CDS encoding methyltransferase RsmF C-terminal domain-like protein; translation: MPPLPPSFTDTLKGLPGYDPEAFSAVHASGERITSVRLQPQKTTGIAGLFPQLDVTPVPWSRYGYYLSSRPSFTFDPQFHAGAYYVQEASSMFLEEAIRQTMDLDEPLKALDLCAAPGGKSTLIQATLHPQSLLVANEVIKSRAALLSDNISRWGADNVVVTNNDPRDFSRIGEYFDLIVADAPCSGSGLFRRDPEAIDEWSYDNVMLCSQRQQRILADALPALKAGGVLIYSTCSYAREEDELIMDWLLENFPLENIPLQLNPGWHIVETLSPQRQAAGYRFYPDQVKGEGFFIACFRKYGEAAPHKKHRGQLSLLPPREVARIQPWLNVSDEHMLMLHQDEVIILTPHMAEELPLLQKNLYIRKAGVKAGQLSAKDLIPDHQLALSTCIAADLPATDLALEDALRYLRKDELQLPDIAKGWTLMRYNGMNLGWAKVLPNRVNNYYPKELRILKAGTPE
- a CDS encoding NAD(P)(+) transhydrogenase (Re/Si-specific) subunit beta; translation: MGSSLLSIAYLIGSVTFIVGLKMLSNPASARKGNLVAAAGMFIAIVGTIFLYEEGGERLRNYGWIFGGLLIGTVIGVVAARKVKMTAMPEMVSMFNGMGGACAMLISIVEFNHLIHGAPPSSPTVNMELLNVNISVSQNTTGTLLVILLGMIIGSVSFAGSVIAWGKLNGKIKDFAFNGQHIVNLVVLGVILIASAYVIYATGQATEEVLTMKLGRSELVVGETHMPAGIGWIFYAVLALSLLYGILFVMPIGGADMPVVISLLNSFTGVAAACGGFLYNNPVMLTGGILVGSAGTILTILMCKAMNRSLKNVLIGSFGGTQTAGAAKEYGSYKEISLADAAVVMRYANKVMIVPGYGLAVAQAQHVCHELEKLLEEKGVEVNYAIHPVAGRMPGHMNVLLAEADVPYEKLEEMDQANAGMNTTDAVLVLGANDVVNPAAKNDPASPIYGMPILEVENAKMVIVNKRSMKPGYAGIENELFFQPKTSMLFGDAKAVLQQLVAEVKML